A genomic segment from Brevundimonas sp. SORGH_AS_0993 encodes:
- a CDS encoding HIT family protein, which yields MSLHGAYDPDNIFAKILRGEIPSVKVWEDDHVLAFMDVFPQSEGHVLIIAKQSQARNLLEVEPEALQRLTAALQRTAKAVEKALKPEGLAIMQFNGDAGGQTVFHLHFHIVPRWRDRDLKGHGHAPMADAATLQALADRIAAELD from the coding sequence ATGAGCCTGCACGGCGCCTACGACCCCGACAACATCTTCGCCAAGATCCTGCGCGGCGAAATTCCTTCGGTGAAGGTGTGGGAAGACGACCACGTCCTGGCCTTCATGGACGTCTTTCCTCAATCCGAAGGCCATGTGCTGATCATCGCCAAACAGTCCCAGGCCCGCAATCTGCTGGAGGTGGAGCCCGAGGCGTTGCAACGCCTGACCGCCGCCCTTCAGCGCACGGCCAAGGCGGTCGAAAAGGCGCTGAAGCCCGAAGGTCTGGCGATCATGCAGTTCAACGGCGATGCAGGCGGCCAGACCGTGTTCCACCTGCATTTCCACATCGTTCCGCGCTGGCGCGACCGCGACCTGAAGGGCCACGGCCACGCCCCGATGGCCGACGCCGCGACCCTGCAAGCTTTGGCCGACCGGATCGCCGCCGAACTGGACTGA
- a CDS encoding ATP-binding protein, with product MNPSLRHLLGLGGWTEGVLSHDGANRRNMLLLIQLRWLAVAGQVATILLVHYAMGIPLPVGLLLMAPAGLVAVNLLSAAISARAGGVTDQGLMFALLADVTALTWLLYLTGGAANPFVALYLLQVVLGAVLLAPVHAWALIALTSLCFAGLGLRNRPLALPPTREDALLSLYLQGSLICFVLMAVLLVLFVTRISQNLRARDASMADMRQHAVEHDHIVRMGLLASGAAHELGTPLASLSVILSDWKRMPRLAEDSDLAQDMTTMRAEVERCKAIVTGILMSAGEARGQAPERTTVRAFIRAVVDASGAEGVAVEIRDQLSQDPAIIADPALRQVLGVLFDNAAEAGARRIVVTLGQAGELLEIAVRDDGPGFAPKILNRLGKPYTSTKARPGAGLGLFLLMNVIRSLGGAVEAANPPAGGGEVRLSLPLSALAPQEGELR from the coding sequence ATGAACCCGTCCCTCCGTCATCTGCTGGGACTGGGAGGCTGGACCGAGGGCGTCCTGTCGCACGACGGCGCCAACCGGCGGAACATGCTGCTGCTGATCCAGCTGCGGTGGCTGGCGGTGGCGGGGCAGGTGGCGACCATTCTGCTGGTTCATTACGCCATGGGCATTCCGCTGCCGGTCGGGCTGCTGCTGATGGCGCCGGCGGGGCTGGTGGCGGTCAATCTGCTGTCGGCCGCCATTTCGGCGCGGGCGGGCGGCGTAACGGACCAGGGGCTGATGTTCGCCTTGCTGGCCGATGTGACGGCCCTGACCTGGCTGCTGTATCTGACGGGCGGGGCGGCCAATCCGTTCGTGGCGCTTTATCTGCTGCAGGTGGTGCTGGGGGCGGTGCTGCTGGCGCCGGTCCATGCCTGGGCGCTGATCGCCCTGACCAGCTTGTGTTTCGCGGGCCTGGGGCTGCGCAACCGCCCCCTGGCCCTGCCGCCAACGCGCGAGGACGCGCTGCTGAGCCTGTATCTGCAGGGCAGCCTGATCTGTTTCGTGCTGATGGCGGTTTTGCTGGTGCTGTTCGTCACGCGCATCAGCCAGAACCTGAGGGCGCGCGACGCCTCCATGGCCGATATGCGCCAGCACGCGGTCGAGCATGATCATATCGTGCGGATGGGGCTTCTGGCCTCGGGCGCCGCGCACGAACTGGGCACGCCCTTGGCGTCTCTGTCGGTGATCCTGAGCGACTGGAAGCGGATGCCGCGCCTGGCCGAGGATTCCGATCTTGCTCAGGACATGACGACCATGCGGGCCGAGGTCGAGCGGTGCAAGGCCATCGTCACCGGCATCCTGATGTCGGCGGGCGAGGCGAGGGGGCAGGCGCCCGAGCGCACGACGGTGCGCGCCTTCATCCGGGCCGTAGTCGACGCCAGCGGCGCCGAGGGCGTGGCGGTGGAGATCCGCGACCAACTGAGCCAGGACCCGGCCATCATCGCCGATCCGGCCCTGCGCCAGGTGCTGGGCGTGCTGTTCGACAATGCCGCCGAGGCGGGCGCGCGACGGATCGTCGTGACCCTGGGCCAGGCGGGCGAACTGCTGGAGATCGCGGTTCGCGACGACGGCCCCGGCTTTGCGCCCAAAATCCTGAACCGTCTGGGCAAGCCCTATACCTCCACCAAGGCGCGGCCGGGGGCGGGGCTGGGCCTGTTCCTGCTGATGAACGTGATACGCTCTCTGGGCGGCGCGGTGGAGGCGGCCAATCCGCCGGCGGGCGGCGGCGAGGTGCGGCTGAGCCTGCCCTTGTCGGCCCTGGCGCCGCAGGAAGGAGAACTGCGATGA
- a CDS encoding phasin family protein, with protein MADATETVKKTVEQTAAKAKEQVETAQAAGAKAFREGVDKSVASLAELNAQGKKNLEALVESASVAQKGAEALSQQALGFAKSSWEEGVAASKELTTARSVQEFFELQTAWAKKSMERYVAEMTKANEIVTATVKDSLKPINERVTASVETFQAAR; from the coding sequence ATGGCCGACGCCACCGAAACCGTGAAGAAGACCGTCGAACAAACCGCCGCCAAGGCCAAGGAGCAGGTCGAAACCGCTCAAGCCGCCGGCGCCAAGGCCTTTCGCGAAGGCGTGGACAAGTCCGTCGCCTCCCTGGCCGAGCTGAACGCGCAGGGCAAAAAGAACCTGGAAGCCCTGGTCGAGTCGGCCAGCGTCGCGCAGAAGGGCGCCGAAGCCCTGTCGCAACAGGCTCTCGGCTTCGCCAAGTCGTCGTGGGAAGAGGGCGTCGCCGCCTCCAAGGAACTGACGACCGCCCGTTCGGTGCAGGAGTTCTTCGAACTGCAGACCGCCTGGGCCAAGAAGTCGATGGAGCGCTATGTCGCCGAAATGACCAAGGCCAACGAGATCGTCACCGCGACGGTCAAGGACAGCCTGAAGCCGATCAACGAGCGCGTCACCGCTTCGGTCGAAACCTTCCAGGCCGCCCGCTGA
- a CDS encoding RidA family protein: protein MSIEARIAELGLTLPEPAKPVASYVSFVRSGDQITISGQLSNDANGGIKGTVGVDVTPEQAVDAARLCGLNLIAQIKAACDGDLDRVVRIVKLGGFVQAGPDFEAIPAVINGCSDLMVQVFGDAGKHARSAVGVYKLPLGFAVEVDAVVEIR, encoded by the coding sequence ATGAGCATCGAAGCCCGCATCGCCGAACTCGGCCTGACCCTGCCGGAACCCGCCAAGCCGGTGGCCAGCTATGTCTCCTTCGTCCGCTCGGGCGACCAGATCACCATCTCGGGCCAGTTGTCGAACGACGCCAACGGCGGGATCAAGGGCACGGTCGGCGTGGACGTGACGCCGGAACAGGCCGTGGACGCGGCGCGCCTGTGCGGCCTGAACCTGATCGCCCAGATCAAGGCGGCCTGCGACGGCGACCTGGACCGGGTGGTCCGCATCGTCAAACTGGGCGGCTTCGTCCAGGCCGGTCCGGATTTCGAGGCCATTCCGGCCGTCATCAACGGCTGTTCGGACCTGATGGTCCAGGTCTTCGGCGACGCGGGCAAACACGCCCGTTCGGCCGTTGGGGTCTACAAGCTGCCTCTGGGCTTCGCCGTCGAGGTGGACGCCGTCGTGGAGATCCGCTGA
- a CDS encoding GNAT family N-acetyltransferase, with amino-acid sequence MIFQISVHEGIADIGREAWDACAHPTGDPFVSYDFLYACETSGSAAPRQGWAPRHLALRGEDNAVLGVMPLYLKGNSQGEYVFDHSWADAYERAGGRYYPKLLGAVPFTPATGPRFLNHPDEDAATVRQALLQGALTLVERLGVSSLHVNFPTRAEWTAMTEAGLLPRQDIQFIWRNDGYRTFDDFLAALSSNRRKSIRRERRDAQADLNIRILTGADITEAHWDAFFAFYMDTGSRKWGRPYLTRDFFSRIGATMADRIALVMAFRDQTPIAGALNFVGRDALYGRQWGTLDDVPFLHFELCYYQAIDFAIARGLSRVEAGAQGEHKIARGYLPSPVYSAHFIADPALREPVARYLEGEGPAVEEQRAAMTAELSPFRQG; translated from the coding sequence CTGATCTTTCAGATCTCGGTTCACGAAGGGATCGCCGACATAGGCCGCGAGGCTTGGGACGCCTGCGCGCATCCGACCGGCGATCCCTTCGTCTCCTACGATTTCCTGTACGCCTGCGAGACCTCGGGCAGCGCCGCGCCACGTCAGGGCTGGGCCCCGCGCCATCTGGCCTTAAGGGGCGAAGACAACGCGGTCCTGGGCGTCATGCCGCTGTATTTGAAGGGCAACAGCCAGGGCGAATACGTCTTCGACCACAGCTGGGCCGACGCCTATGAGCGGGCCGGGGGACGCTATTATCCCAAGCTGCTGGGCGCCGTGCCCTTCACCCCCGCGACCGGGCCGCGCTTCCTGAACCATCCGGACGAGGACGCCGCCACCGTGCGCCAGGCCCTGTTGCAGGGCGCCCTGACCTTGGTGGAGCGGCTGGGCGTCTCGTCCCTGCACGTCAACTTCCCGACCCGGGCGGAATGGACGGCGATGACCGAGGCGGGCCTGCTGCCGCGCCAGGACATCCAGTTCATCTGGCGCAACGACGGCTATCGGACTTTCGACGACTTCCTCGCCGCCCTGTCGTCGAACCGTCGCAAGTCGATCCGGCGCGAGCGGCGCGACGCCCAGGCGGATCTGAACATCCGCATCCTGACCGGCGCCGACATCACCGAGGCGCACTGGGACGCCTTTTTCGCCTTCTACATGGACACCGGCTCGCGCAAATGGGGCCGGCCCTATCTGACGCGCGACTTCTTCAGCCGCATCGGTGCGACCATGGCCGACCGCATCGCCCTGGTCATGGCGTTTCGGGATCAGACGCCCATCGCCGGCGCCCTGAACTTCGTCGGCCGCGACGCCCTGTATGGCCGCCAGTGGGGCACGCTGGACGATGTGCCCTTCCTGCATTTCGAGCTTTGCTACTATCAGGCCATCGACTTCGCCATCGCGCGCGGCCTGTCCCGCGTGGAGGCCGGGGCGCAGGGCGAACACAAGATCGCGCGCGGCTACCTGCCCTCCCCCGTCTATTCCGCCCACTTCATCGCCGACCCCGCCCTGCGCGAGCCCGTCGCCCGCTATCTGGAAGGCGAAGGCCCGGCGGTGGAGGAACAGCGGGCCGCGATGACGGCCGAGCTGTCGCCGTTCAGACAGGGCTAA
- the clpS gene encoding ATP-dependent Clp protease adapter ClpS codes for MPIQRPGEKGGGQGTAVVTETKPKLQKPSLYRVLILNDDYTPMEFVVYVLERFFQKSREEATRVMLHVHQHGVGVCGVFTYEVAETKVAQVIETARRHQHPLQCTMEKD; via the coding sequence ATGCCCATTCAAAGGCCCGGTGAAAAAGGCGGCGGACAAGGAACCGCCGTCGTCACCGAAACCAAGCCGAAGCTTCAGAAGCCCTCGCTCTATCGGGTGCTGATCCTGAACGACGACTACACGCCGATGGAATTCGTCGTCTATGTGCTGGAGCGGTTCTTCCAGAAGAGCCGCGAAGAGGCCACCCGCGTCATGCTGCATGTGCATCAGCATGGCGTCGGCGTCTGCGGCGTCTTCACCTACGAGGTCGCCGAGACCAAGGTCGCCCAGGTCATCGAGACCGCGCGCCGCCACCAGCACCCGCTGCAATGCACGATGGAAAAGGACTGA
- a CDS encoding response regulator transcription factor, translating into MTDDARRLLIVEDDASFSATLKRSFERRGYVVVSANGPEAMAEVLKTHRPGYAVVDLKLGGASGLSCVETLHAFDPQMDIVVLTGFASIATAVEAIKLGARHYLAKPAGTDDIEAAFGRAGGDAETPLGARPTSIKTLEWERIHETLVETDFNISEAARRLGMHRRTLARKLEKRRVT; encoded by the coding sequence ATGACCGATGACGCACGACGTCTGCTGATCGTGGAGGACGACGCCTCCTTTTCGGCCACGCTGAAACGCTCGTTCGAACGGCGCGGCTATGTTGTCGTGAGCGCCAACGGGCCCGAGGCCATGGCCGAGGTGCTGAAGACACACCGGCCCGGCTATGCCGTGGTCGATCTGAAACTGGGCGGCGCCTCGGGCCTGAGCTGCGTGGAGACGCTGCACGCCTTCGATCCCCAGATGGACATCGTCGTTCTGACCGGCTTCGCCAGCATCGCCACGGCGGTGGAGGCGATCAAGCTGGGCGCGCGCCACTATCTGGCCAAGCCCGCCGGCACCGACGACATCGAGGCCGCCTTCGGCCGAGCCGGCGGCGATGCGGAAACGCCGCTGGGCGCCCGGCCCACCTCGATCAAGACCCTGGAGTGGGAGCGGATTCACGAGACCCTGGTGGAAACCGACTTCAACATCTCAGAGGCGGCGCGGCGGCTGGGCATGCACCGCCGCACCCTGGCCCGGAAGCTGGAAAAGCGCCGCGTGACCTGA
- the clpA gene encoding ATP-dependent Clp protease ATP-binding subunit ClpA: protein MPSFSRPLEETLHRAVAYANARRHEYATLEHLLLALIDDPDASGVMQACNVDLNALKAALTLYVDNDLAALATADGEDAKPTAGFQRVIQRAVIHVQSSGREEVSGANVLVAIFSERESHAAYFLQEQDMTRYDAVNFIAHGIAKKAGASETRPAKGASPEEAEDQSAVKQGGEALEAYCVDLNEKSRQGKVDPLIGRQAEVERSIQILCRRTKNNPLLVGDPGVGKTAIAEGLARKIVNGEVPDVLKDATIYSLDMGALLAGTRYRGDFEERLKQVVKELENHDNAVLFIDEIHTVIGAGATSGGAMDASNLLKPALASGTLRCMGSTTYKEYRQHFEKDRALVRRFQKIDVNEPTIEDTVKILKGLKTYYEQHHKVRYTDSAIRTAVELSARYMTDRKLPDKAIDVIDEAGASQMLLTESKRKKVIGQKEVEAVIAKMARIPAKSVSKSDTESLRELETDLKRAVFGQEQAIEQVSAAMKLARAGLRDPNKPIGSFLFSGPTGVGKTEVAKQLAATLGIEMQRFDMSEYMERHTVSRLIGAPPGYVGHDQGGLLTDAVDQHPHAVVLLDEIEKAHPDVYNILLQVMDNGMLTDAVGKKVDFRNVILIMTTNAGAADNARASIGFGRGKVEGEDDKAIQRLFAPEFRNRLDAIVAFKPLQADTIRSVVTKFVLQLEAQLADRNITIELTDEAADWLAKNGFDELYGARPLARVIQDSIKKPLADDILFGRLTRGGHVKVQLKDGKIDFDIAGPSGAPAKSEEEEETA from the coding sequence ATGCCTTCGTTTTCCCGTCCTCTCGAAGAAACCCTGCACCGCGCCGTGGCCTACGCCAATGCGCGTAGGCATGAGTACGCCACGCTGGAGCATCTGCTCCTGGCCCTGATCGACGATCCGGATGCGTCCGGCGTCATGCAAGCCTGCAATGTGGATTTGAACGCGCTGAAAGCGGCGCTGACCCTTTATGTCGATAACGACCTGGCCGCCCTGGCGACCGCCGACGGCGAGGACGCCAAGCCGACCGCCGGCTTCCAGCGCGTGATCCAACGCGCGGTGATCCACGTCCAGTCGTCGGGCCGCGAAGAAGTGTCCGGCGCAAACGTGCTGGTCGCCATCTTCTCGGAGCGTGAGAGCCACGCCGCCTATTTCCTGCAAGAGCAGGACATGACGCGCTACGACGCCGTCAACTTCATCGCCCACGGCATCGCCAAGAAGGCCGGCGCCAGCGAGACTCGTCCGGCCAAAGGCGCCAGCCCCGAGGAGGCCGAGGATCAGTCGGCCGTCAAACAGGGCGGCGAGGCGCTGGAAGCCTATTGCGTCGACCTCAACGAGAAGTCGCGCCAGGGCAAGGTCGATCCGCTGATCGGTCGTCAAGCCGAGGTCGAACGCTCGATCCAGATTCTGTGCCGTCGGACCAAGAACAACCCGCTTCTGGTCGGCGATCCCGGTGTCGGCAAGACCGCCATCGCCGAGGGCCTGGCCCGCAAGATCGTCAACGGCGAGGTGCCGGACGTCCTGAAGGACGCCACCATCTACAGCCTGGACATGGGCGCGCTCTTGGCCGGCACCCGCTATCGCGGCGACTTCGAGGAACGGCTGAAACAGGTGGTCAAGGAGTTGGAGAACCACGACAACGCGGTCCTCTTCATCGACGAAATCCACACGGTGATCGGCGCCGGCGCGACTTCGGGGGGGGCGATGGACGCTTCCAACCTGCTTAAGCCCGCCCTGGCGTCCGGCACGCTGCGCTGCATGGGCTCGACGACCTACAAGGAATATCGCCAGCATTTCGAGAAGGACCGCGCCTTGGTGCGTCGCTTCCAGAAGATCGACGTCAATGAGCCGACGATCGAGGATACGGTCAAGATCCTGAAGGGGCTGAAGACCTATTACGAGCAGCACCACAAGGTCCGCTACACCGACAGCGCCATCCGCACCGCAGTCGAGCTTTCGGCCCGCTACATGACCGACCGGAAGCTGCCGGACAAGGCGATCGACGTGATCGACGAGGCCGGGGCGTCGCAGATGCTGCTGACCGAGTCCAAGCGCAAGAAGGTCATCGGCCAGAAGGAGGTCGAGGCCGTCATCGCCAAGATGGCCCGCATCCCGGCCAAGTCGGTCTCCAAGTCCGATACCGAGAGCCTGCGCGAACTGGAAACCGATCTGAAACGCGCGGTCTTTGGTCAGGAACAGGCCATCGAACAGGTGTCGGCGGCGATGAAACTGGCGCGGGCGGGTCTGCGGGATCCGAACAAGCCCATCGGCAGCTTCCTGTTCAGCGGCCCGACCGGCGTGGGCAAGACCGAGGTGGCCAAGCAACTCGCCGCGACCCTGGGCATCGAGATGCAGCGCTTTGACATGTCCGAATATATGGAGCGGCATACGGTCAGCCGTCTGATCGGCGCGCCTCCCGGCTATGTCGGCCATGACCAGGGCGGTCTGCTGACCGACGCCGTCGATCAGCATCCGCACGCGGTGGTGCTGCTGGACGAGATCGAGAAGGCGCACCCGGACGTCTACAACATCCTGTTGCAGGTGATGGATAACGGCATGCTGACCGACGCGGTCGGCAAGAAGGTGGACTTCAGGAATGTCATCCTGATCATGACCACCAACGCCGGCGCCGCCGACAACGCCCGCGCCTCCATCGGCTTCGGCCGAGGCAAGGTCGAGGGCGAGGACGACAAGGCCATCCAGCGACTGTTTGCGCCCGAGTTCAGAAACCGCCTGGACGCCATCGTGGCCTTCAAGCCCTTGCAGGCCGACACGATCCGCTCGGTCGTGACCAAGTTCGTGCTGCAGTTGGAGGCCCAGCTGGCGGACCGCAACATCACCATCGAACTGACCGACGAAGCCGCCGACTGGCTGGCCAAGAACGGTTTCGACGAACTGTACGGCGCGCGCCCGCTGGCGCGGGTCATCCAGGACTCGATCAAGAAGCCGCTGGCCGACGACATCCTGTTTGGCCGCCTGACGCGCGGCGGACACGTCAAGGTCCAGCTGAAGGACGGCAAGATCGACTTCGACATCGCCGGCCCCTCGGGCGCCCCGGCCAAGTCGGAAGAGGAAGAAGAGACGGCCTGA
- a CDS encoding serine hydrolase has protein sequence MGTNIRPIEAKAQENTRYAAIVVDAATGEVLFSRHADSSRFPASLTKMMTLYLTFEALSQGKAHLDDVLTVSPRAASQPPSKLGIPAGQTITLDDAMRATAVRSANDMALAIGEHIGGSEANFTAMMTRKAHQLGMTHTRYYTVNGLPDARQVTTARDQATLARAIMRDFPQYYSYFGLHDWAYNGRNYRNTNGLLPTGRGYDGMKTGYTNASGYNLAASAVRDGRRLITVVMGGRSSASRNAHVAELMDTGFEVERRRAQGESIQIAQTFFEQRGFGVGGESSSAGPPIAYASLNASDDEDTGAQSSTAVAYTAAPAPAALPTRVAPAPSERAASQRAAATAQAAGQRAAVQQAAGQRAGAPATAPSSRAPHNVTASLNGAPRGSAAAPSTTPRRTTPQATPATARETARSPSGRWAVQVGAFRDEKVASDWLSEVSRRFRVQFASAQRDVQTAGDWYRSRFTGLTEDGAKAACDALAERRVTCMVIRPG, from the coding sequence TTGGGGACGAACATCAGGCCGATCGAGGCCAAGGCGCAGGAAAACACCCGCTACGCCGCCATCGTCGTAGACGCCGCCACCGGAGAGGTCCTGTTCTCGCGCCATGCCGACAGCAGCCGGTTCCCGGCGTCCCTGACCAAGATGATGACCCTGTATCTGACGTTCGAGGCCCTGTCCCAGGGCAAGGCGCATCTGGACGACGTCCTGACCGTCTCGCCCCGCGCCGCGTCACAGCCGCCGTCGAAACTGGGGATTCCGGCCGGTCAGACCATCACTCTGGACGACGCCATGCGCGCCACCGCCGTGCGATCGGCCAATGACATGGCCTTGGCCATCGGCGAACATATCGGCGGGTCCGAAGCCAATTTCACGGCCATGATGACGCGCAAGGCGCATCAACTGGGCATGACCCACACCCGCTACTACACGGTCAACGGCCTGCCCGATGCGCGTCAGGTCACGACGGCCCGCGACCAGGCCACGCTTGCCCGCGCCATCATGCGGGATTTTCCCCAGTACTACAGCTATTTCGGCCTGCATGACTGGGCCTACAACGGCCGTAATTACCGCAATACCAACGGCCTGTTGCCGACGGGGCGCGGCTATGACGGGATGAAGACCGGCTACACCAACGCCTCGGGCTACAATCTGGCGGCTTCGGCCGTGCGTGACGGGCGACGCCTGATCACCGTGGTCATGGGCGGCCGCTCCAGCGCCAGCCGCAACGCCCATGTCGCCGAACTGATGGACACCGGCTTCGAGGTCGAACGCCGCCGGGCCCAGGGCGAGAGCATCCAGATCGCCCAGACCTTCTTCGAACAGCGCGGTTTCGGCGTCGGCGGCGAAAGCTCGTCCGCCGGCCCGCCCATCGCCTACGCCTCGCTGAACGCCAGCGACGACGAAGACACGGGCGCGCAATCCTCGACCGCCGTGGCCTACACCGCCGCCCCGGCGCCCGCGGCCCTGCCGACCCGCGTGGCGCCCGCGCCGTCCGAACGCGCCGCCAGCCAACGCGCGGCCGCCACCGCCCAGGCGGCGGGTCAACGGGCTGCGGTCCAACAGGCCGCCGGCCAGCGGGCCGGCGCTCCCGCGACCGCCCCGTCGTCCCGCGCGCCACACAATGTCACCGCCTCGCTGAACGGCGCGCCGCGCGGCTCGGCCGCCGCGCCCTCGACCACGCCGCGCCGAACCACGCCCCAGGCGACGCCCGCGACCGCCCGCGAAACGGCGCGCTCGCCGTCCGGCCGATGGGCCGTTCAGGTCGGCGCCTTCCGCGACGAGAAGGTCGCCAGCGACTGGCTGTCCGAGGTCAGCCGTCGCTTCCGCGTCCAGTTCGCCAGCGCCCAGCGCGACGTGCAGACGGCGGGCGACTGGTACCGTTCGCGCTTCACCGGCCTCACGGAAGACGGCGCCAAGGCGGCCTGCGACGCGCTGGCCGAGCGCCGCGTGACCTGCATGGTCATTCGCCCCGGCTGA
- a CDS encoding polysaccharide deacetylase family protein: MNAFVDKMRRRAGRYLDVRPVSIRPARGILSLSFDDIPASAWTEAGPVLAQHGVTATYYVCGGLSGGRNLDLPQFEVEHLQALHDAGHEVGCHTYEHVSTLTLSPAELDASLARNAAWVAERLDGYQMQTFAYPFGDCALGAKPVIDRRFLCGRGVRDGVNQARADRNLLQAIGLESRRLPGYDLEALVEDTAAAKGWLIAYGHDVSDAPTPYGCRPENIDRLIRLAKAADLDIQPVAAAWRLATA; encoded by the coding sequence ATGAACGCCTTTGTCGACAAGATGCGCCGCCGGGCCGGCCGTTACCTGGATGTCCGCCCGGTCTCGATCCGACCGGCGCGTGGGATACTGAGCCTGTCGTTCGACGACATCCCCGCCTCCGCCTGGACCGAGGCCGGGCCGGTGCTGGCGCAGCACGGGGTCACGGCGACCTATTATGTCTGCGGCGGCCTGTCGGGCGGTCGCAACCTGGACCTGCCCCAGTTCGAGGTCGAGCATCTTCAGGCCCTGCACGACGCCGGGCACGAGGTCGGGTGCCACACCTATGAGCATGTCTCTACCCTGACCCTGTCGCCGGCCGAACTGGACGCCAGCCTGGCCCGCAACGCCGCCTGGGTGGCCGAGCGGCTGGACGGCTATCAGATGCAGACCTTCGCCTATCCGTTTGGCGACTGCGCCCTGGGGGCCAAGCCGGTCATCGACAGACGGTTCCTGTGCGGGCGCGGCGTGCGCGACGGCGTGAACCAAGCCAGGGCCGACCGCAACCTGCTGCAGGCCATCGGCCTGGAAAGCCGACGCCTGCCCGGGTACGATCTGGAGGCGCTGGTCGAGGACACGGCGGCGGCGAAAGGCTGGCTGATCGCCTATGGCCACGATGTCAGCGACGCGCCGACGCCGTATGGCTGCCGTCCCGAGAACATCGACCGGCTGATCCGCCTGGCCAAGGCCGCCGATCTGGACATCCAGCCGGTCGCGGCGGCGTGGCGGTTGGCGACGGCCTAG
- a CDS encoding nicotinate phosphoribosyltransferase, with translation MRFTNKERVWLAGNSFYGVKQIFAPDFMAWLADYRLPDYDLSVRDGQYVLTFSGGWAEVTLWEIPALAILNELRCRAGLARLGRFELDILYSRAKTRLWSKVERLRRLPDLALSDFGTRRRHGFLWQRWCIQALKEGLDSAFIGTSNVLHAMENDLEAIGTNGHELPMVLAALAPDDAALAQVPYAVLDEWRRHYAGNLLIVLPDAFGTEAFLDQAPDWVADWTGFRPDSAPPIPAGERLIDWWRAHGRDPKDKLLIFSDGMDIDGIEATHAHFHGRARLSFGWGTNLTNDFRDCSPAFAPELAPISLICKVVEAGGRPAVKLSDNPEKAVGDPAEIERYRRVFGVRGLSAQPVTV, from the coding sequence CTGCGCTTCACCAACAAGGAACGGGTCTGGCTGGCGGGCAACAGCTTCTATGGGGTGAAGCAGATCTTCGCGCCCGACTTCATGGCCTGGCTGGCCGACTATCGCCTGCCGGATTACGACCTGTCGGTTCGGGACGGTCAGTATGTGCTGACCTTCTCGGGCGGCTGGGCCGAGGTGACGCTGTGGGAAATCCCGGCCCTGGCCATATTGAACGAACTGCGCTGCCGGGCGGGCCTGGCGCGGCTGGGCCGGTTCGAACTGGACATCCTGTATTCGCGCGCCAAGACGCGGCTTTGGTCCAAGGTCGAGCGGCTGCGGCGCCTGCCCGATCTGGCCCTGTCCGACTTCGGCACGCGCAGGCGGCACGGCTTCCTGTGGCAGCGTTGGTGCATCCAGGCCCTGAAGGAGGGTCTGGATTCGGCCTTCATCGGCACCTCCAACGTCCTGCACGCGATGGAGAACGATCTGGAGGCCATCGGCACCAATGGCCACGAACTGCCGATGGTGCTGGCGGCCCTGGCGCCCGACGACGCCGCCCTGGCCCAAGTCCCCTACGCCGTGCTGGACGAGTGGCGCAGGCATTATGCGGGCAATCTGCTGATCGTCCTGCCCGACGCCTTCGGCACCGAAGCGTTTCTGGATCAGGCGCCGGATTGGGTCGCCGACTGGACAGGCTTCCGCCCCGACTCGGCCCCGCCCATACCGGCGGGCGAACGGCTGATCGACTGGTGGCGCGCCCACGGCCGCGATCCGAAGGACAAGCTGCTGATCTTCTCGGACGGGATGGACATCGACGGGATCGAGGCGACCCACGCCCATTTCCACGGCCGCGCCCGGCTCAGCTTCGGCTGGGGCACCAATCTGACCAACGACTTCCGCGACTGCTCGCCCGCTTTTGCGCCTGAGCTGGCGCCGATCTCGCTGATCTGCAAGGTGGTGGAGGCGGGCGGACGACCTGCCGTCAAACTGTCGGACAACCCGGAAAAGGCCGTCGGCGATCCGGCCGAGATCGAACGCTATCGCCGCGTGTTCGGCGTGCGGGGCTTGTCGGCCCAGCCGGTCACGGTGTGA
- a CDS encoding phage holin family protein, whose product MIRFIIQALVTMAGLWLSAQVVPGVDFTNTGSLIAAAVLLGIVNAVVRPIMVVLTFPITIVTLGLFLLVVNAAMIGLTAMFLGGFVVDGLWAGVGAAIVTGVVSWLAGAFIGGEDRRSA is encoded by the coding sequence ATGATCCGTTTCATCATTCAGGCGCTCGTCACCATGGCGGGCCTTTGGCTGTCGGCCCAGGTGGTGCCCGGCGTCGATTTCACCAACACCGGTTCGCTGATCGCGGCGGCCGTCCTCCTGGGCATAGTCAACGCCGTCGTGCGACCGATCATGGTGGTGCTGACCTTTCCGATTACGATCGTAACCTTGGGGCTGTTCCTGCTGGTGGTGAATGCGGCCATGATCGGCCTGACCGCCATGTTCCTGGGCGGGTTCGTCGTCGACGGTCTTTGGGCGGGCGTCGGCGCGGCTATCGTCACCGGCGTGGTGAGCTGGCTGGCCGGCGCCTTCATCGGCGGAGAGGACCGCCGTTCGGCCTGA